The genomic interval AAGTCACAAGTGAAAGGGAGCGGACGATATATTAGGTACGTTTATTAGCCAGTTGAGATTTGGGCATTTGATTTCAATGCAATATGTTGGgattttttaaacatttttaagccCGATTTTTACATATCTTTCTATTTGCTAtctttatttttgattaaatCAATCTGACATCTATCCGAATATTAAGGCTTGTCAATGATGTTGGAAATGCCTGAGCTAGACACAGCGTGTATCTAACGTCGAGCTATCGTTATAAACATTCTCGCTGTCTtctatacatgtatatacaacAACACAGATACTCACAAGCACGCACACGTCTAACTACACAATTTATGCTGTGGCTGTGATTTTTCCCTTAGCCTTACTCTATggaaaattcattttataatcATTTCGGTGCTGATAGAGCTATCCATTtgaaatgtgtgtgcatgcttAAAAGCATCCGACgacgaaaaataaatatgctggTTTTCTATATACGAGACCAGTACCTACATGCCAAATTTTACTGTCTTTGGCTCTGGTATTCTCCTTTTTATAATGACAATAAAACCTGATATTTAATGAACTGCAACTgcttaatttttacaaaaaaatgtattaagtTAAAAGGCGATATAAATTTGAGATAAACTTGGAATTTTTACTGATTTGGGTAGCTTGTCGAAAGAATACCAATTGGTAAATGTTTTGAAATGTTTCACACTCCATTGACAATTACTCTTCCCCTTCTTTTTCGGGTGCAGGCTCAGCGGCACCTTCATTTGAAGCTGCATGTGCTGGTGCCTCCTCTTCGTCGTCTTCTTTGGGCGGGTGTCCCACGCTCTTGCCACCAAGAGCCAATAGGGCTTCGGGTGAAATTTCACTTTCCTCCTCTCCTTCTTCGTCATCGACGCCCTCTGTGGCGATTGGCTCTGGTGGCAGCCAGCAGGAACCTTTGATGAGGCGCTGTTCGATCTCGGCGATTTCGTTTTTGTAATACTGATTGAAATCGGGTCGCTCCCAGATGCTCTTCACCCATTGCAGATTGAAGTCCATCTtggtgcagcagcagaactTGCGAGACTTGTGGCACTTGGGACACTTGGCTGGCTGGCGAGCAGGATGAGTGtactgctgcttctgcttcttcttgcagCAGTAAGGGCATATATGCTTCGGCTTACGTTTGGTGCTGCATGGCACCGGTTCTTTGGCATAAACAAGATGTCCGCGCTTCTTGGCGCAGaagcaacagttgcaatcATCACCCTCTGGCTGGCGCTTGCGGGTCTGCATGCGATCGTAATACTTTTTGTAGGCAATCTTGATTTTGGCCTCAAAAGCCATCTGCTCGTTGCAAGAGAGGCCGTCGAAACGTGCATAGCTCTCGGCGGTCTTGCGCGACGCATGCACCCAAACGCACTCGTCATTATAGCTAGGTCTGCCCTGCTCGTCGTAGGTCAGCTCCTGCTTGGGCTCGTAGTAGAAGGCTTTGAAGCCGCGCTTGATGATGTTGTATGCCAGATGCGCTTCGACCTTGTTCATCAGTGACTTTTTGCCCAGCTCGTGGAAGAGATCCTCTTTGCGCAGCCGCTTCTTGGGAACCGTATCGATGCAGTAGCATACCTGATCGTAATGCAGAAAGGCATACGTTATGATGTCGACCGTGGACTTAGCCTTACACTCGTGCAATCCGCATATGATCATTATTTGTGCCAATGTATTGGCCAAGTCCAGTACGTTCTCCAGGAATATCGATGATGCATTCACTTCGCCCAGGCACTTGCACTGCGTATGCTGATCAATGATACCGAGCGGCGCATGGCGCTGGCACTCCTTATGTTGGCAGTTATTCCGGCACCGGAAATCGGGCATGGCATGATGGGCCTGCATCGAGATTAGctggaaaaattttaaaaattatatattaaacaaattattttgtatatttttgttgtattttaaaGATTATATATCGAGACTGGCCGAACAATTGTACTACATTTTACTGAAAATCCTGAGTACACTTCCAATGTTGAGTTGATTCTGCTGAGAGCAAATGCAAAGCGTTCACTTTACAAAGTTAAGGCTAAGATCTTAAATCGATTAAAAGACTTTTAACTCCACTGTTTTCAATGAAGACAAGACTGTATAAAGTCTACCTAGGTTGATTGTAAAAAACATTGCTTTATTGTCTGAGTGTTGAAATATTTGCGCACTTTCTTTGGCAGCATATGAGCTttagaatataataataaaacttgTAAAGGGAAAACGTTACATAGACAAATGTTTTGCTTGTAAAGCAGCCTACACATTTGTCCAACCACCTCTTAGATTGACGACCCTCTGGCTGTGGGCATATCTAAGTGTTAATGACGGCATTGACTCAACTTCATGATTGGGAGGAAGCAAATGGGCCTGTCTGGGAGTGCCGTCCTGCATATTAGATGAAACATGCCGGCGACAATATTCATAAACCATGAGCTCTTGTTCCCAAGGCAAGGCATGTCCTGGTTACTTCTGCTACTCTTCGCTGCTATTCGAGTAAATATATACATCAATGTTGAATTTATTGGACAAGCAGAGGTTCAACAACAAGCAATACAATATCCGTATCCGTTGACATGAGGCAAGCCGAACAAATATTGGTTTGACATGCTGAACAGTAAGACggaaaaaaagaatataatcAAATATGTTTGTGAAACAAAAATGCTGACAAATGCCGACCGAAACCCCTCCACGACCGTCCCGATGGGACACACAAGCCAAACAGATGAGCGATAAAGTTGTCATTACTCATGTCGCTGTGTATTTAGCCAGCCAGAAACCGCAGCTGAGGATGACCCTGAGCACTGGACGCATTAGAAGGCAAAATACCacaggaaaataaaaaatttattacGCCAGCTTCAACGGTTACATCAaataagtaaaacaaatatacttatttattttgttgtatcTGTGTTGGGCATTAGCCGCATTCGCTGACtgtggcttttattttatttcataatgCATCCACAGAGGCCATCTCCGTATGACGTTCGTATTGTATTTGCAGACACATTCATAATGCCCTTGAGAGTCATGTATAAAGCCTGATTCCATCTATAGAAACGCTTGCCTTGTTTTGTATTGCAATAAAAAATGGAACctgcttttcatttttattttaaatcaacAATTTGCCAATAAGAGCGCTCTTGCCGGTAATGCCTGCTATGAGATACCCTGTGCTTAAATGCAAGGTGCCACAAGAAACAATCTTGTTtcaatatatatcaatttagAGCTGTGATTCTTCCTTTCTTTACCATACACTTTTGGTTAGCTTCGGTGTTTACACAAGTATTCTTATTGTATTTCAAATATCCTCTCTCCCATAATATCCAATAATTCTTGGGCTAAATACCATATTATTAAAAAGGTAAAAAATGATAACTTCTTTCCTAATATAGTATAAGCATTTGTAGGTATTGTttatatgcgtatatatattttaattccGAACTCTACATTTTTTTAGTCTGAGAACgagtattttcaaatattaacaataatatttaattatgtttaaaCTTTTATCGGTTAACTGTAACTTTTGTCTTTATGTGTTAACTTAACATTTTCAACGAAATGCAAAAGTTTCggaaaacaattaacaaataGGGTTTGATTTAAAATGGGCATTTGGTAACAAAGTTCGTTAGTATTAGGAAAATATTCAGTAATTTACCATTACATCAGCTTTTCACATAACTTCGCTGATCACTTTTAACCATATAATTAATCGTTTATAAATCGTTACTTAAGCTCAACTTTCGTAACcgtttggcattcaaaaaaccaacatgaaaatgaataatttatttaaatgtcaaatactTTGTCAAGCCTACGTCAAAATTTGTTCATTTATATTCATCTTGGCCATAAAACTGGGCACACTCACTTAATGTATGCAAATCTAGGCTAACTTATAAACCACACACCagcagcaataaataaataaaataaacaagaagaACAGCATCTCCTGTAATAAGTGTCGCCAAGTCAAACAAATGTTGTgaaaccagcaaaaaaaaactttttcgatttcATGCGTAAATTATTCGGTAACGTTGGCAATATAAACAACGTTTGACGGAAATTATGAAAAGTTAGGCAGAGTTTTGAAGAACAAAAAGCCGCAAGCTTAAATTCAGAACTCATAGGCGGACATTAGccttaaattatgcaaaatgatGCTAAAGGGACAAGAAATATGTAAGTAAAATGATAGGTAAAGGGAACATTTCCACGTGTCGCTGtgtaaatcaaattaatgcaatgtctgatatacatataaatatatagacataagcaaactgaaagcaatttaaatgcacGCACAAGCGCACAgggggcgtatgcgtaatgagCGCAgacgtatgcgcaatttaTGAATAATTGACAGCCCAAAAGGCAGCAACTGTCAGGCTCCACAGGAGAGACCCTCAACGAGCCACTCGCAACTGGCATTTGACAATTTTGCCTAATGTGCTGGGCAAATTTGCATACGATCCGACCCCGACAGGCCGGGGCACACGctgctcatcatcatcattattttaaataaacattaagcTACGCTTTACAGCCATTTATCACATTTGCAGATTTATGAGCTGCCGTTGGTAAGTTGCATGTTGCAAAGATGTTTGGCTAAAGGCCACGACACGCACATTGCCgtgcaccaaaaaaaaatacaaaataggAGAACACGCTCGCGAAGTGTTCTCGACTACGAGTTACGCTATAACCAAAACTTGTCAGCTAGGAGGCTAGGTAGGATATCACAAAGGGAAGAGAACTTTATAGAGAATCATTGGGAAATCCATTCAGGCCATTATCtatttgagggtacatttAGTTTTTAGATAATTTAAAGTTATATACAGAAAACGAGCATACCCGTTCCTTGGCCATTTCATATTGATgggtattataatatatataaaccgcAATTTATGTGTCTGCCAGTTGCATGTGATTTCAATTTCAGCTGCCAAACAcagtgatatatatatatataatatatatacaaatatatttattgatttttaacaTCAAAATTTCGAGTGAAAGCCTTTTTAATGTTAATTGGCGCCTGCAGGGACGGGAGATGCgtaaaaatgtgaaatatataatacttatattggCAGCCCGCATACTAAGaactattaaaattatataataaataaatctgcTTAAATTCATATTACATAAGGAACGAGTCATAAAGTTCTGAATACGTTTTCGATAATATGCGCACGCTCAAACTATATTCAAATCGTGTTTATTCTAAATATTGCATATCATATttcattcaaaatttgcaagTTATTTTAAAGTTACGAACATATGCATTGATTAATAAGTAAacacatattaaaaataatatatattgatttctatttaatgaaaatatttaaaggaaaataatagtaataataaatatatatatatatatatgtatatatctatttgaATTGCGATTCAGAATTGCAATTTGAACATGAAAAAGTCTAGTTTATTTAACTCGCACTTGGTACCTGGCCCACACCTGAAAGAGGATTTCATCTGCTGCCCATTCTCGCACAAGTATTTCCAAGCGCCCACGTTCATTCCACACCATTGGCTTTTATTGTGGGCGAAAGCCAATACACCTGCTTAGCATGCAAACTGCGCTGTGGCTGCGCCAACAACAGTTGGCCATTTTGTCTGCAAGAGATTTATGTGCGATTGCTCAAGTTTTATGTGCCTCGCCGTATTGCGTTGACTGTGCTTTAAAAAGTACTATATACCCGCCCTCTATGCGCAGCTGTGGCAAACGCTCCCTATCGTACTCTATCTTCCCATGTTCTCATAGTATTTTGCCCATCCTCTGTGTGTGGGTTTTTCATTATTAGCGAAGGCAATGATTTAAGTTTCTACGTGCGGGCGGCGATTCTTTTATGACTTTTGCTAAAGCAACACGGCGCCAACAGCTTAAGCGGTTTTATGTCAGGGGATGAGCTGGACTTTAGCCAGGTCTAAAGCACACTTGGCCCAATGTGCTCATGCAGCAAAGGTTAAAGCTTTacattttattagaatttgtTGCACTCATGCTGGACTTTCCACCTGCGCACAGTAAGCGAATTTTGCGTAACCATTCGCCCTCGGAAGCTGCAGTACCCTACGGCTCTTATGTGCTTATAATCCAAAGAGTATGTACCCAAATGCTTTAAAGCTTTCAATAATTAAAGGTAAAGCTAAACGCTATGCTTAACTTGAGTCTGTGAGCTCTGACACTCCGTatttcacaaaaatatatCGAGCATAGAAATATCGCTCAGTTACCATATAATTTCCAAATTGTAGCTGACAAATCAGAGttgtattgatttttaattagctCTATCATGTACACAAGCTCAATATTAGTGCTGCCCCCACATTTAAGAAGGCCATAAAAGCGCCGCAGGTACTAGCCAGCAATAATGTCAAATCAATAGAACTTTGTTGTCTAACCTTAATAATCCTCAATGACAAATGGCGATACATTTAATTGGCAATGGTGGGCCTGCGGGCACAGCGGCCCACTCAAATCGTGGCAACCTTCGACCTATCTAAGACGCCCCATCGACACATCGATTCGGCGCTGGTAAGTTGTTTTAGCTTAGCCCCGAAGCTAATCACAACATTCATTACAAAGCCATTAGCTGGGGCCAATCAAATGCATGCAAAAATGAAGATTCAACCAGAACTTAATCT from Drosophila virilis strain 15010-1051.87 chromosome 2, Dvir_AGI_RSII-ME, whole genome shotgun sequence carries:
- the LOC6629519 gene encoding uncharacterized protein, translating into MQAHHAMPDFRCRNNCQHKECQRHAPLGIIDQHTQCKCLGEVNASSIFLENVLDLANTLAQIMIICGLHECKAKSTVDIITYAFLHYDQVCYCIDTVPKKRLRKEDLFHELGKKSLMNKVEAHLAYNIIKRGFKAFYYEPKQELTYDEQGRPSYNDECVWVHASRKTAESYARFDGLSCNEQMAFEAKIKIAYKKYYDRMQTRKRQPEGDDCNCCFCAKKRGHLVYAKEPVPCSTKRKPKHICPYCCKKKQKQQYTHPARQPAKCPKCHKSRKFCCCTKMDFNLQWVKSIWERPDFNQYYKNEIAEIEQRLIKGSCWLPPEPIATEGVDDEEGEEESEISPEALLALGGKSVGHPPKEDDEEEAPAHAASNEGAAEPAPEKEGEE